The genomic interval GGCCTGCAAGCCCCGCCCCGTGTAGGTTTTCCAAAGCACCAAGCCCTGCCCTTGGGGACACGCCCCTCCCACGCgttgcctctcctccctccctctggcaCCACCCAAGCATAAGTCCCTCCTCGTACCTGGAGTAAGGGGGCGGTGGGGCGTCGTGCACCCCAGAGGCTGCTAAAGCCTGCTCATAGGTGGGAAGGCCTGGGGGCAAGGGTGGAGATAAAGGAGTCGGGGGACTCAAGGGGATGATGAGCCCGGTCCTGGGGACAGAAAAATGTGGTTAATATAAAACCTACGTTGTAGTTGGAGACAAGGAGGTCAGCGGTTAAGACACTTGCTCCACACAGCACAGAAACTTTTAGTCCCCAAATTTCCCAAATCCAGTCTTTGAGGCAAGGTCGCCCAACAACTTCCAACAATCCTTCTGCCCAATCTCCCAAGCATTGGGATTTCATGTGTGaactgccatgcccagcttccaAACCCAttctttactttgtattttgacatttaaattgcagttatttattctctgtgtgtgcacatatacccacacaccaATGATAATCGGAGGACAGCACAGGGGAGTGTCTCCTTTCACTACGTGTGTCCCTATGTGGTTGTCATGTTTGGGAGCAAActcctttacccactaagctaccTTGATAGACCTTCCCCTACCCAGGACCCAGGGCACCCTATGTCCCCTCCCTTCATGGGTGGCCTTTACAAAGGCACCCCACGAAAGGCATTCCACGATCGATCAGTCTGTACCCTCACCtctctttctacattttattttgagaaggcTTCTCCCTCAGCtacccaggttagccttgaattcacatgATGATGAAGAGTCTTGAGCATTttagatcccctgcctctgcacccAGCTTCTGGGAGCACCATGATTCCCAGCTACAGCTATGAGACACCCTCTGAGATTCTGCTGGTCTGAAATACACAGACTACTCCCAGCTCACACAAACACTTGCTGTGACTTGTACCCATGGGACAGGCCATGCCACAGACAGCTATGGACCACAGCTTACACACCCCATCAGTTgctttttcgtttgtttgtttttctaaaacaggatttctctgtgtagcccgggctgccctggaacttgctctgtagaccaggctggcctcaatatCCACTCAaatatccacctgtctctgcctcccaagtgctgggattaaaggcatgcgccaccacgccTGCTTGCCAGTTGCAGTTTTATCCACAGTGATGACTTCACTGAAATCTGGCACTCACAGGACTGACAGGTAGGTATCAACTGCAAAAAGAACCACTGCATGCTGAGTAGATCAACAGGAATGGCAGCCTTACTCTCCATAGGCTATGGCTCCAGATCCTTCATCGATGGTCTCCTGCCCCAAACTTTAGCCCTTCTCCTCAGATCAAGCTGtctcccccacacatacacacactttcctcccccttctctcctgtaTCCCCCTCCTCCTGGAAGACCCCTTACTCTTGCAGACAGGACTCCTGGACTCTGAGGCGGCGCCGTCGATAGTGCAGATACCAAAAGGCTCCCAAGCCAGCCAACACGATAAGCAAGATCCCAGAGGTCAGTCCCACTGCCAGGCCTGCAACATCTACCCGTCCACGCCCTATGGGTAAAGGGTACCACT from Arvicanthis niloticus isolate mArvNil1 chromosome 1, mArvNil1.pat.X, whole genome shotgun sequence carries:
- the Prrg2 gene encoding transmembrane gamma-carboxyglutamic acid protein 2 isoform X2, whose amino-acid sequence is MSLVLDIFLDPPEAKSFLVGRRRFPRANNWDLELLTPGNLERECLEERCSWEEAREYFEDNTLTERFWESYTYNGKGGRGRVDVAGLAVGLTSGILLIVLAGLGAFWYLHYRRRRLRVQESCLQETGLIIPLSPPTPLSPPLPPGLPTYEQALAASGVHDAPPPPYSSLRRPH